The Microbacterium phyllosphaerae region GCGTGTCGCGCATCTGCTCGTCCAACCCCTCATCAGGGGAGGCGTTGAGGATCATCACCGAGTACGTCACGTCGACGACGCCCGTCTCGACCGGCGTGGGGGTCGATGACGGCACGGCCTCGGGGAACAGGCTGATGCGCCCCATCACCACGAGAGAGCCGAAGATGCCGCCGATGATCAGCACCAGAGCAGCCACGAACGACCAGAGCAGCACCACCCAGCCGTTCATCCCGGGGGCTTCGGCGCGATGCGCTCCGACGCGTCCGGACGTGGGGGGGACGTCGTCGAATCGATCTCGGCTGGGCTTTGGCACCCCTCGATGCTAACGGCACCGGCCCGAGTATCCGCACCCCGAGGCCTCAGCGCGTGGCGGCGGTTCCCTCAGCCGACGAAACCGGGAGTGCGCGAGGCCCTCTGGAACGCTCGCGATTCCCGGATGCGGCGCAACCGTCGCACCAGCATGGGGTCGTACTCCAGAGCCGCCTCGGAGTCGATCAGACGGCCGAGCAGCTGGTAGTACCGGGCGGCACTCATACCCAGCTGGGTGCGGATCGTCTCCTCTTTGGCACCGCCGTGCCGCGGCCACGCGGTCTCCAGCGCGAGGATCGCACGATCCCGCTCGCTCAGCTCTCCCAGCATGTGACCAGATTAGGTCGCCGTGGCGCCGACACCGGCGCGCCACTCCCACCACCGGCCGAGCGGGTCGGACGCGGCACGCACCTCTGCGTCGAGCGCCACGACGAAGCCGGGCCACGTGTC contains the following coding sequences:
- a CDS encoding LytR C-terminal domain-containing protein; its protein translation is MPKPSRDRFDDVPPTSGRVGAHRAEAPGMNGWVVLLWSFVAALVLIIGGIFGSLVVMGRISLFPEAVPSSTPTPVETGVVDVTYSVMILNASPDEGLDEQMRDTLVNSGWSADVVFASDSASQDFATTTVYYVADEDELAAIGLANLIGGAVVEQSDFYADLNDTGAKQLTVVIGVDRSSSAPETPAETPAS
- a CDS encoding DUF3263 domain-containing protein → MLGELSERDRAILALETAWPRHGGAKEETIRTQLGMSAARYYQLLGRLIDSEAALEYDPMLVRRLRRIRESRAFQRASRTPGFVG